TGGCTGCGGGTCAGCCGGACCGGGCGGGCCTTCGCCTTCCACGCCTCCCGGGACGGCGCACGCTGGACCTTCGTCCGGCTGTTCACCCTCGGCGACGAGAAGGAGACCGGCGACGCGCTGGTCGGCTTCATGACCCAGTCCCCCCTGGGAGAGGGCTGCGTGGTGACCTACGACCACCTCACCTACCACCCCGCCTGGCCGAACGACCTCCGGGACGGCAGCTGACCCCGGACACGCCTGGCGGGCCCCGGCTGAGTGGCCGGGCCGAGTTCCGGGGCGCTTCGCACGGAGCGGCGACGGCGGCTCCCCAGGGGCGCGGGGAACTGCGCGACCAGCCACGACGAACCCCACGCTCGCCCACCGACCAGGACCCCACGGCGCTGCGCCTGGTCCGCACCAGCGACCGCGGCCCCGCGTCGGCACCGCCCTGCACGCCGCCTGTGTCGAGCAGTGGCGCGCCGACGGCAAGCGGACGGCCGTCCTCGACGTACACGTGGACAACCGCCGCGCCCAGGCCTTCTGCACCCGCCAGGGCTGGGTCCCGGACCCCGCCGGCCCGCCCGCCGAGGGCGACCACCACCTCCTCCTGCGGTACGAGGTACCGGGCAGGGAATGGAACCGGCTGATTGAACGTTCACGTACCGGTCGTGGAGAGAGCCTCCGCACCCGTACGACCCGGAGAGAGCCGAAGACATGCGCGTCGAGATCTGGAGCGACATCGCCTGCCCCTGGTGCTACGTGGGCAAGGCCCGCTTCGAGAAGGCGCTGGCGGCCTTCCCGCACCGCGACCAGGTCGAGGTCGTGCACCGCTCCTTCGAGCTGGACCCGGACCGCGCCAAGGGCGACGTGCAGCCGGTGATCACCATGCTGACCCGGAAGTACGGCATGAGCCAGGCGCAGGCCGAGGCCGGTGAGGACAACCTCGGCGCCCAGGCCGCCGCCGAGGGCCTGGACTACCGCACCCGGGGCCGCGACCACGGCAGCACTTTCGACATGCACCGCCTGCTGCACTTCGCCAAGGAGCACGGCCGGCAGGACGAGCTGATCCAGATCCTGTACCGGGCCAACTTCGCCGAGGAGCGGTCCGTCTTCACCGAGGGCGACGAGCGGCTCGTCGAGCTGGCCGTGGAGGCCGGGCTGGACGCCGACGCCGCCCGCACGGTGCTCGCCGACCCGTCCCGCTACGCCGACGACGTCCGCGCCGACGAACGCGAGGCCGCCCGGCTCGGTGCGACCGGCGTGCCCTTCTTCGTCCTCGACCGGACCTACGGCGTCTCCGGCGCCCAGCCCGCCGAGGTGTTCGCCCGGGCGCTGGCCCAGGCCTGGGGCGAACGCGCCCCGCTGAAGCAGGCCGAGGAGAGGGGCGCCGACGCCTGCGGGCCGGACGGGTGCGCGGTGCCGCGGGGCTGAAACCGCAGGTCGGGGCGGATGTATAACGAGTCCTAGGCGGAGCCACGCAAAAAATCGCAATGGACGGGGACTTCGCAGGGCCGCAGAGTGGACGCATGAAGACCACGGAGTCCACGGAGACCTTCGACCGCCTCGTCCGCGCCGAGTTCGCCCCCGAGAACACCTACCTGAACACCGCGAGCAGCGGCCTGCTCCCGGCCCGTACGGTCGCCGCGCTGCACGAGGCGGTGGCCATCCGGGCCGCGGGCCGGCCGCTCGATCCGCTGTTCGACGACGTGGAGGCCGCCCGGGCCGCGTTCGCCCGGCTCGCCGGAGTGCCGACCGAGCGGGTGGCGGCGGGCCCGTCGGTCTCCGCCCAGACCGGCCTGATCGCGGCCTCCCTGCCCGCCGGCGCCGAAGTGCTCACCGCCGAGGACGACTTCACCTCCGTGCTGAACCCGTTCCATGTGCGTGGCGACCTCAAGGTGCGCGCCGTGCCGCTGGAACGGCTCGCCGAGTCGGTCCGTCCCGGCACCGCCCTGGTCGCGGTCAGCGCCGCCCAGTCCGCCGACGGGCGGATCGCCGACCTGCCGGCCCTGCGCGAGGCGGCCCGCACGCACGGTGCCCGTACCTACGTCGACTTCTCCCAGGCCGCCGGCTGGCTCCCGATCGAGGCCGAGGCCTACGACTTCACCGTCTCCACCACCTTCAAGTGGCTGCTCGGCCCGCACGGGGCCGCCTTCCTCGTCGTCCCCGAGGACTTCGGCGCGCTGTCGCCGCTGCTGGCCGGCTGGGTCGCGGCCGAGGAGCCGTGGAACAGCTGCTACGGCCCGGTGACCCGACTCGCCCACTCCGCACGGCGGTTCGACGTCAGCCCGGCCCTGTTCACCTATACCGGGGTGGCCTGCTCGCTCGCCCTGATCGAGGAGCTGGGCGTGGCCGCCGTACAGGCGCACGACCTGGCCCTGGCCGACCGGTTCCGCACCGGGCTCGTCTCGCTCGGCCACGAACCGCTGCCCGCGCCCGGCTCGGCCATCGTCTCCGTGCCCGGACTCGGCGTCCGTCAGCCCGAGTTGAGCCGTGCCGGCATCGAGGTCTCCAACCGCGCCGGCAACCTCCGCGCGTCCTTCCACCTGTACAACACGGAAGCGGATGTGGACCGTCTGCTGGACGTCCTGGCCGGCTGACGGCATGACCGGGCCGGAGCCCCCCGTCCCGCACGAGGAGGCCCCGGCCCGGTGCCGGAAGGGGATCAACGCACCGGGGTGAAGTCCCTGGCGCCGATGAACTCCGGGCGCCGTACGGGCGCCGCGAACGGCTCGACGGCCTTGTTCTCCACGCTGTTGAACACGATGAACACGTTGCTGCGCGGGTAGGGCGTGATGTTGTCGCCGGAGCCGTGCATGCAGTTGCAGTCGAACCAGGTCGCCGAGCCGGCCTTGCCGGTGAACAGCCGGATGCCGTACTCGCTCGCCAGCTGCGTCAGCGCCTCGTCGGACGGCGTGCCCGCGTCCTGCATCTGCAGCGACTTCTTGTAGTTGTCCTCGGGCGTGGCGCCGGCGCAGCCCAGGAACGTCCGGTGCGAGCCCGGCATGATCATCAGGCCGCCGTTGGTGTCGAAGTTCTCGGTCAGCGCGATCGAGACGGACACCGTGCGCATGTTCGGCAGGCCGTCCTCGGCGTGCCAGGTCTCGAAGTCCGAGTGCCAGTAGAAGCCGCTCGCGCCGAAGCCGGGCTTGACGTTGATCCGGGACTGGTGGACGTACACGTCGGAGCCGAGGATCTGCCGGGCGCGGCCGACCACGCGCGGATCGCGCACCAGGTTCGCGAACACCTCGCTGATCTTGTGGACCTCGAAGACCGAGCGGATCTCCTTCGACTTGGGCTCCACGATGGAGCGCTCGTCGGCGCGGATCGCCGGGTCGGAGACCAGCCGGTCCAGCTCGCGCTTGTAGACCTCGACCTCGTCGGGGGTGAGCAGCTGGTCGATGGCGAGGAAGCCGTCACGCTCGTACGCCTGCAGGTCGGCCGTGCTGATCGGGCCCGGCGTGTCCGGGGAGCCCCAGACGACCGGGTCCTGGCGCGGGACGGTCACCTCGGTGGTGCCGCGGGTCGGGTAGAGATCCTTCACGGGGGCAGTGGTCATGGGTTCTCACACCTCCTCGGGCTCGGTGAGCAGCGGGTAGACGCCGTTCTCGTCGTGGTCCTCCCGTCCGGTCACCGGCGGGTTGAACACGCAGATGCAGTGGAAGTCCTCCTTGACGCGCAGGGTGTGCCGCTCGTGCCCGTCGAGGAGGTACATGGTGCCGGGCGTGATGGTGTACGTCTTCCCGGCCTCGTGGTCGGTGAGTTCGGCCTCGCCCTTGGTGCAGACGACGGCCTCGATGTGGTTGGCGTACCACATCGACGTCTCGGTGCCGGCGTAGAGGATGGTCTCGTGCAGCGAGAAGCCGACCCGCTCCTTGGCGAGGACGATCCGCTTGCTCTCCCAGGTACCGGACTTGGACTTGACGTGCCGGTCGGTGCCTTCGATGTCCTTGAACGATCGGACGATCACGGTGGTGCTTCCTCCTGGTCGGCTCGCGGTTCAGACGGTTTCCCGGACGGCGCGGGCGAGGACGCTCAGGCCCTCGTCCAACTCGTCGGGGGTGACGGTGAGGGCGGGCAGCAGCTTGACGACCTCGCCCTCCGGGCCGGACGTCTCGATCAGCAGCCCGAGTTCGAAGGCCCGCCGGGCGACCTTCGAGGCGCGGCTCTTGTCGTGGAACTCCATGCCCCACACCAGGCCCCGGCCGCGGTACTCCTTGACGTCGGCGAGGTTCTCCTCGGTGATGGCGATCAGCGCCTGCTCGACCTGCTCACCCCGGGTGCGGGTCTGCTTCTCCATGGCCGAGCCGTCGGTCCAGTACGTTTCCAGGGCCGCGGCGGCGGTGACGAACGCCGGGTTGTTGCCC
This genomic interval from Streptomyces sp. NBC_00557 contains the following:
- the thpD gene encoding ectoine hydroxylase, whose translation is MTTAPVKDLYPTRGTTEVTVPRQDPVVWGSPDTPGPISTADLQAYERDGFLAIDQLLTPDEVEVYKRELDRLVSDPAIRADERSIVEPKSKEIRSVFEVHKISEVFANLVRDPRVVGRARQILGSDVYVHQSRINVKPGFGASGFYWHSDFETWHAEDGLPNMRTVSVSIALTENFDTNGGLMIMPGSHRTFLGCAGATPEDNYKKSLQMQDAGTPSDEALTQLASEYGIRLFTGKAGSATWFDCNCMHGSGDNITPYPRSNVFIVFNSVENKAVEPFAAPVRRPEFIGARDFTPVR
- a CDS encoding DsbA family oxidoreductase, whose product is MRVEIWSDIACPWCYVGKARFEKALAAFPHRDQVEVVHRSFELDPDRAKGDVQPVITMLTRKYGMSQAQAEAGEDNLGAQAAAEGLDYRTRGRDHGSTFDMHRLLHFAKEHGRQDELIQILYRANFAEERSVFTEGDERLVELAVEAGLDADAARTVLADPSRYADDVRADEREAARLGATGVPFFVLDRTYGVSGAQPAEVFARALAQAWGERAPLKQAEERGADACGPDGCAVPRG
- a CDS encoding aminotransferase class V-fold PLP-dependent enzyme, which codes for MDGDFAGPQSGRMKTTESTETFDRLVRAEFAPENTYLNTASSGLLPARTVAALHEAVAIRAAGRPLDPLFDDVEAARAAFARLAGVPTERVAAGPSVSAQTGLIAASLPAGAEVLTAEDDFTSVLNPFHVRGDLKVRAVPLERLAESVRPGTALVAVSAAQSADGRIADLPALREAARTHGARTYVDFSQAAGWLPIEAEAYDFTVSTTFKWLLGPHGAAFLVVPEDFGALSPLLAGWVAAEEPWNSCYGPVTRLAHSARRFDVSPALFTYTGVACSLALIEELGVAAVQAHDLALADRFRTGLVSLGHEPLPAPGSAIVSVPGLGVRQPELSRAGIEVSNRAGNLRASFHLYNTEADVDRLLDVLAG
- a CDS encoding ectoine synthase — encoded protein: MIVRSFKDIEGTDRHVKSKSGTWESKRIVLAKERVGFSLHETILYAGTETSMWYANHIEAVVCTKGEAELTDHEAGKTYTITPGTMYLLDGHERHTLRVKEDFHCICVFNPPVTGREDHDENGVYPLLTEPEEV